One region of Catenuloplanes indicus genomic DNA includes:
- a CDS encoding FtsW/RodA/SpoVE family cell cycle protein, which produces MPRLKIDSTKRRNSELALLALALLLVLAYSATVEATMLDTITPDFWVPTAALAGVFLALHVVIRFLAPFADPAIIPAAALLNGLGVGFLRRLDLDDVSGVAEAADRGAFAGGGGRQLAWTLISVIMAAALLVLIRDHRNVSRYSYTLGLGAIILIMIPAVLPAQYSEVNGAKLWIRFGSFAIQPGEFGKLALVVFFAFYLVRKREVLSLASKRFLGIDFPRGRDLGPVLVVWMMSLLLLVFVKDLGTALLYFGMFVVTLYVATERSSWLIIGLLLFFGGVFLAYYLGELVGGPFANFYDRATIWLDPFSDIDGDGYQLVQALFAFGTGGLFGAGPGGGSPGIIPEVQNDFIFAGMGEEIGLFGLVALLMLYLIIVERGLRAALDVRDSFGKLVAGGLAFTLGLQVFVIIGGITGLIPLTGQTTPFLSSGGSSLMANWMLVAMLLRISDAARRPLASGGGLATAPGGKPAPQQLHGAPTEVIRP; this is translated from the coding sequence ATGCCGCGACTCAAGATCGACAGCACCAAGCGCCGCAACAGCGAGCTTGCGCTGCTGGCGCTGGCGCTGCTACTGGTGCTGGCGTACTCGGCGACCGTCGAGGCGACCATGCTCGACACGATCACCCCGGACTTCTGGGTGCCGACCGCGGCGCTCGCCGGGGTGTTCCTGGCGTTGCACGTGGTGATCCGGTTCCTCGCGCCGTTCGCGGACCCGGCCATCATCCCGGCGGCCGCGCTGCTCAACGGCTTGGGCGTGGGCTTCCTGCGCCGGCTGGACCTGGACGACGTGAGCGGCGTGGCCGAGGCGGCGGACCGGGGCGCGTTCGCCGGCGGCGGTGGACGTCAGCTGGCCTGGACGCTGATCTCGGTGATCATGGCGGCGGCGCTGCTGGTGCTGATCCGCGACCACCGGAACGTGTCGCGCTACTCGTACACGCTGGGTCTGGGCGCCATCATCCTGATCATGATCCCGGCGGTGCTGCCCGCGCAATACTCCGAGGTCAACGGCGCCAAGTTGTGGATCCGGTTCGGCTCGTTCGCGATCCAGCCCGGAGAGTTCGGCAAGCTGGCGCTGGTCGTGTTCTTCGCGTTCTACCTGGTGCGCAAGCGCGAGGTGCTGTCGCTGGCCAGCAAGCGGTTCCTGGGCATCGACTTCCCACGCGGCCGCGACCTCGGCCCGGTCCTCGTGGTCTGGATGATGTCGCTGCTGCTCCTGGTGTTCGTCAAGGACCTGGGCACCGCGCTGCTCTACTTCGGCATGTTTGTGGTGACGCTGTACGTCGCGACCGAGCGGTCCAGCTGGCTGATCATCGGTCTGCTGCTCTTCTTCGGCGGCGTGTTCCTCGCGTACTACCTGGGTGAGCTGGTCGGCGGCCCGTTCGCGAACTTCTACGACCGCGCCACGATCTGGCTCGACCCGTTCAGTGACATCGACGGCGACGGCTATCAGCTGGTACAGGCGTTGTTCGCGTTCGGCACCGGCGGTCTGTTCGGCGCCGGGCCGGGCGGCGGCAGCCCCGGCATCATCCCCGAGGTGCAGAACGACTTCATCTTCGCCGGCATGGGTGAGGAGATCGGCCTCTTCGGCCTGGTCGCGCTGCTGATGCTCTACCTGATCATCGTCGAGCGCGGGCTCCGGGCCGCGCTGGACGTCCGGGACTCGTTCGGCAAGCTGGTCGCCGGTGGCCTCGCGTTCACCCTGGGTTTGCAGGTCTTCGTCATCATCGGTGGGATCACCGGCCTGATCCCGCTGACGGGCCAGACGACACCGTTCCTCTCCTCCGGAGGCTCCTCCTTGATGGCCAACTGGATGCTGGTCGCGATGTTGCTCCGGATCTCGGACGCGGCCCGCCGTCCACTCGCCTCGGGCGGTGGTCTCGCGACGGCGCCCGGTGGCAAGCCCGCGCCGCAGCAGCTGCACGGCGCCCCGACGGAGGTGATCCGCCCGTGA
- a CDS encoding FHA domain-containing protein FhaB/FipA, whose amino-acid sequence MPELVLTVARIGLIVLLWIFVFTVVGVIRRDLFAGARSSRLVAAPRGVGAALNQARPAAKVKRGRAARQMVVTAGQLAGTRITLGEAPITIGRAEDSTLVITDDYASARHARLMPRDGQWFLEDMGSTNGTYLDRAKVTGPTPVPLGVPIKIGRTSLELRP is encoded by the coding sequence TTGCCAGAGCTCGTCCTCACTGTCGCCCGGATAGGCCTGATCGTCCTTCTGTGGATCTTCGTGTTCACGGTGGTCGGCGTGATCCGGCGAGACCTCTTCGCCGGCGCGCGGTCCAGCCGTCTGGTGGCCGCGCCACGGGGGGTGGGCGCGGCCCTCAATCAGGCGCGTCCCGCGGCGAAGGTCAAGCGTGGCCGCGCGGCGCGGCAGATGGTGGTCACCGCCGGTCAGCTGGCCGGCACGCGCATCACCCTGGGTGAGGCTCCGATCACTATCGGCCGTGCCGAGGACTCCACGCTGGTGATCACGGACGATTACGCGTCCGCACGGCACGCGCGCCTGATGCCCCGAGACGGCCAATGGTTCCTTGAGGACATGGGCTCGACGAACGGGACATATCTCGACCGCGCTAAGGTCACTGGACCTACCCCCGTCCCCCTGGGCGTTCCGATCAAGATCGGGCGCACTTCTCTTGAGTTGCGGCCATGA
- a CDS encoding FhaA domain-containing protein, whose protein sequence is MSSEPEEEPVSVLQRFEKRLEGLVEGAFAKVFKGVVHPVEILNAMQREAEAHKAILAGGRTLVPNRYVIDLSPYDHSRLAPYAAALAQELAQSQAEFIGEQAWTVYGDVIVEIERGDGLDTGMFRVTAEVYTGGEVAPMQGGYDQGGGYDQGGGYDQGGYGQQGGYDQGGYDQGGYPPHGGAPGGRNIRLVSGDGRTYPLQIGSTVIGRGDQANLRLPDVGISRRHARLDFDGSQVVLTDLGSTNGTMVNGQRVSAVALNPGDMIQLGTTTLTFRVDG, encoded by the coding sequence ATGTCCTCGGAACCCGAGGAGGAGCCGGTGAGCGTGCTGCAACGCTTCGAGAAGCGATTGGAAGGCCTGGTCGAAGGGGCCTTCGCCAAGGTCTTCAAGGGGGTCGTCCACCCCGTGGAGATCCTCAACGCCATGCAACGAGAGGCCGAGGCGCACAAGGCTATCCTGGCCGGCGGGCGCACTCTGGTCCCGAACCGGTACGTGATCGACCTCTCGCCGTACGACCACAGTCGCCTTGCGCCGTACGCTGCTGCGCTCGCGCAGGAGCTGGCGCAGTCCCAGGCCGAGTTCATCGGTGAGCAGGCCTGGACCGTCTACGGCGACGTGATCGTCGAGATCGAGCGCGGCGACGGTCTGGACACCGGCATGTTCCGGGTCACGGCCGAGGTCTACACCGGTGGCGAGGTCGCCCCGATGCAGGGCGGCTACGACCAGGGTGGCGGTTACGACCAGGGTGGCGGTTACGACCAGGGTGGCTACGGCCAGCAGGGTGGTTACGACCAGGGCGGTTACGACCAGGGTGGCTACCCGCCGCACGGCGGTGCCCCGGGCGGGCGCAACATCCGCCTGGTCTCCGGCGACGGCCGCACCTACCCGCTGCAGATCGGCTCGACCGTCATCGGCCGTGGCGACCAGGCGAACCTGCGTCTGCCGGACGTCGGCATCTCCCGCCGGCACGCGCGGCTGGACTTCGACGGCAGCCAGGTGGTGCTGACCGATCTCGGATCGACGAACGGGACTATGGTCAACGGGCAGCGGGTCTCCGCGGTCGCGTTGAATCCCGGCGACATGATCCAGCTCGGGACGACCACGCTGACGTTCCGCGTGGACGGCTAG
- a CDS encoding 3-ketoacyl-ACP reductase: MIALVTGGSRGIGRGIVLSLARAGYDVVVNYAGNVDAAKEVAAEVEALGRRALIVQADVSVAADRERLLAESYAAFGRLDLLVSNAGVAPTVRADILEADEESFDRVLGINLKGPYFLIQSAANRMIAQPEGETRPKIVIISSNSAYTASVNRGDYCVSKAGLGMVTQLFAARLAEHGINVYEIRPGIIATDMTGAVTAKYDDLIFNRGIQPIRRWGRPDDVARAVVAVATDLLPHSTGEVINVDGGFHLKTL; the protein is encoded by the coding sequence ATGATCGCGCTCGTCACCGGTGGCTCCCGCGGCATCGGCCGTGGCATCGTGCTCTCCCTGGCCCGGGCCGGGTACGACGTGGTGGTCAACTACGCCGGCAACGTGGACGCCGCGAAGGAGGTCGCCGCGGAGGTGGAGGCGCTCGGCCGGCGCGCACTGATCGTGCAGGCCGACGTCTCGGTGGCCGCGGACCGGGAGCGGCTGCTGGCCGAGTCCTACGCCGCGTTCGGCCGGCTGGACCTGCTGGTCAGCAACGCGGGCGTGGCGCCGACCGTGCGGGCGGACATCCTGGAGGCGGACGAGGAATCGTTCGACCGGGTGCTCGGCATCAACCTCAAGGGCCCGTACTTCCTGATCCAGTCCGCCGCCAACCGCATGATCGCGCAGCCGGAGGGCGAGACCCGCCCGAAAATCGTGATCATCTCATCGAACAGCGCGTACACCGCGAGCGTGAACCGCGGCGACTACTGCGTGTCGAAGGCCGGCCTCGGGATGGTCACGCAGCTGTTCGCGGCGCGGCTGGCCGAGCACGGGATCAACGTCTACGAGATCCGCCCCGGCATCATCGCCACGGACATGACCGGCGCGGTCACCGCGAAGTACGACGATCTGATCTTCAACCGGGGTATCCAGCCGATCCGCCGCTGGGGCCGGCCGGACGACGTGGCCCGCGCGGTCGTCGCCGTCGCCACCGATTTGCTGCCGCACAGCACCGGCGAGGTGATCAACGTGGACGGCGGCTTCCACCTGAAGACGCTCTGA
- a CDS encoding PP2C family protein-serine/threonine phosphatase has translation MTLTLRYAARSDRGLIRDGNQDSVYAGPRLLAVADGMGGMAAGDVASNIVIGAMAPLDEDVPGSALVDALRNAVETANQQLRDTVDANPQMEGMGTTLTAALFSGSKFGMVHIGDSRAYLLRDGEFSQITKDDTYVQMLVDEGRISPEEAGSHPQRSLLTRALDGRDIDPEYSVRQVLPGDRYLICSDGLSAVVSSETIADTLREYVDPQQCVERLVQLALRGGGPDNITVVVADATDGDIVELAPMVGGAAAGDRGFGAVTDTSTPAARASALNPPRSATPDSENGSEAAPAEETSEGPRRHPVRTAVLSVALLAVLAGGVWGGWQYTQSQYYVGATDDGRLAVFQGVPGEIAGFALSSVQETSDAATLDDLTVVAQDRVKKGIVANDRSDAERRLNELTTDSPSNPNLKPACVTVPPVTVSPTPAPSSAAPATPAATPSGSASATAAPTTSAPGSPSPSAPQTTSAAETPAPDVPPVADPASCRPAG, from the coding sequence ATGACTCTGACCCTGCGCTACGCGGCACGCAGTGACCGCGGTCTGATTCGAGACGGCAACCAGGATTCCGTCTATGCCGGGCCGCGGCTCCTCGCCGTGGCCGACGGCATGGGCGGCATGGCCGCCGGCGACGTCGCCAGCAACATCGTGATCGGTGCGATGGCTCCGCTGGACGAGGACGTCCCCGGCAGTGCCCTGGTCGACGCTCTGCGGAACGCCGTCGAAACAGCGAACCAGCAGCTTCGTGACACCGTCGACGCGAACCCGCAGATGGAGGGCATGGGCACCACGCTCACCGCCGCCCTCTTCTCGGGCTCGAAGTTCGGCATGGTGCACATCGGCGACTCCCGTGCGTACCTGCTGCGCGACGGCGAGTTCTCGCAGATCACCAAGGACGACACGTACGTCCAGATGCTCGTCGACGAGGGGCGGATCAGCCCCGAGGAGGCCGGCAGCCACCCGCAGCGGTCGCTGCTGACCCGCGCGCTCGACGGCCGGGACATCGACCCGGAGTACAGCGTCCGCCAGGTGCTGCCCGGCGACCGCTACCTGATCTGCTCGGACGGGCTCTCCGCCGTGGTCAGCTCGGAGACCATCGCCGACACGCTCCGGGAGTACGTCGATCCGCAGCAGTGCGTCGAGCGGCTGGTCCAGCTCGCGCTGCGCGGCGGCGGCCCGGACAACATCACGGTCGTGGTCGCGGACGCCACCGACGGCGACATCGTGGAGCTCGCTCCGATGGTCGGCGGTGCGGCCGCCGGTGACCGCGGCTTCGGCGCCGTCACCGACACGTCCACGCCCGCCGCGCGCGCGTCCGCGCTGAACCCGCCGCGGTCCGCCACGCCCGACTCGGAGAACGGGTCGGAGGCGGCACCGGCCGAGGAGACCTCGGAAGGGCCGCGCCGGCACCCGGTGCGCACCGCCGTGCTCTCGGTGGCGCTGCTCGCGGTGCTGGCCGGCGGCGTGTGGGGCGGCTGGCAGTACACGCAGTCGCAGTACTACGTGGGCGCCACCGACGACGGGCGGCTCGCGGTCTTCCAGGGCGTGCCCGGGGAGATAGCCGGCTTCGCGCTGTCCAGCGTGCAGGAGACCAGCGACGCCGCCACGCTCGACGACCTCACCGTCGTCGCGCAGGACCGGGTCAAGAAGGGCATCGTCGCCAACGACCGGTCGGACGCGGAGCGTCGGCTGAACGAGTTGACCACCGACTCGCCGTCGAACCCGAACCTGAAGCCGGCCTGCGTGACCGTGCCCCCGGTGACGGTCAGCCCGACCCCGGCCCCGTCCTCCGCGGCACCGGCCACGCCGGCGGCTACCCCGTCCGGCAGTGCTTCCGCGACCGCCGCGCCGACCACCAGCGCGCCCGGTTCACCGTCGCCGAGCGCACCGCAGACCACGTCCGCCGCCGAGACACCCGCGCCTGACGTTCCGCCGGTCGCCGACCCGGCGAGCTGTCGGCCGGCCGGCTGA
- a CDS encoding NAD-dependent epimerase/dehydratase family protein, with protein MSVALVTGAGGLIGSEAVRHFAGLGLDVVGVDNDMRAQFFGREASTAWNTRRLVRDLGPRYTHFELDIRDREGLSSVFKKFGSDVSAVIHTAAQPSHDWAVRDPFTDFDVNAVGTLNVLQNVREHCEEAAFIHCSTNKVYGDGVNRLPFVELETRFELAEGHPFARGVTEQMSVDQVLHSVFGASKVAADVMVQEYGRYFGMRTVVFRGGTLTGPAHSATELHGYLAYLMRCNMEQRVYKIFGYKGKMVRDSIHSHDVLTAFEAFFRAPRCGAVYNLGGGRRSNSSHLEAFALAESITGLPMRTEYVPEHRIGDHRWWIGSNAAFERDYPQWRQVYDVPMILREIYEANADKWVPGFVS; from the coding sequence GTGAGTGTTGCGCTGGTGACCGGGGCGGGAGGGCTCATCGGGTCGGAGGCGGTGCGGCACTTCGCAGGGCTGGGGCTGGATGTCGTCGGGGTGGACAACGACATGCGGGCGCAGTTTTTCGGGCGGGAGGCGTCGACCGCGTGGAACACCCGGCGGCTGGTGCGTGATCTCGGGCCGCGCTATACACACTTTGAGCTGGATATTCGCGATCGGGAAGGGCTCTCCTCGGTCTTCAAGAAGTTCGGCTCCGATGTATCGGCTGTGATTCACACCGCAGCGCAGCCGTCGCATGACTGGGCGGTTCGGGATCCGTTTACGGATTTCGATGTAAATGCGGTGGGGACGCTGAATGTTCTGCAGAATGTGCGGGAGCACTGTGAAGAGGCGGCGTTCATTCACTGCTCGACGAACAAGGTGTACGGGGACGGGGTCAACCGGCTGCCGTTCGTGGAGCTGGAGACGCGGTTCGAGCTGGCCGAGGGGCATCCGTTCGCGCGTGGCGTGACCGAGCAGATGTCCGTCGACCAGGTGCTGCACTCGGTGTTCGGGGCATCGAAGGTGGCGGCCGACGTGATGGTGCAGGAGTACGGGCGGTACTTCGGGATGCGAACCGTGGTGTTCCGCGGGGGAACATTGACCGGACCTGCGCATTCGGCCACTGAGCTGCACGGATATCTGGCTTACTTGATGCGGTGCAACATGGAGCAACGCGTCTACAAGATCTTCGGGTACAAGGGAAAAATGGTTCGTGACTCTATTCACAGTCACGACGTACTGACGGCGTTCGAGGCATTCTTTCGCGCCCCTCGATGCGGCGCCGTGTACAACCTCGGGGGCGGCCGCCGGTCCAACAGCTCGCATCTCGAGGCGTTCGCGCTGGCGGAGTCGATCACAGGGCTACCGATGCGGACGGAGTACGTGCCGGAGCACCGGATCGGTGACCACCGCTGGTGGATCGGGTCGAACGCGGCGTTCGAGCGGGACTACCCGCAGTGGCGGCAGGTCTACGACGTGCCGATGATCCTGCGGGAGATCTACGAGGCGAACGCGGACAAGTGGGTCCCGGGGTTCGTCTCATGA
- a CDS encoding WecB/TagA/CpsF family glycosyltransferase produces the protein MIARGKRNVLGVLVDVVDYESAVDQIIEAARQRRPFALTALAVHGVMTGVLDPAHNARLNGFDLVTPDGQPVRWALNLLHQAGLADRVYGPELTLRVLGRCSAEGLPVYLYGSTEDTLSLLVPALYRMFPGIRIAGVESSKFRPVEAGEDEEIAARITASGARLVLVGLGCPRQEVFTYAMRPLLDMPLLAVGAAFDYHAGLLRNPPAWMQRVGLEWFWRLGLEPRRLWRRYIVLNPAYLARLGAQKTRLWDARPPEPANERPPTFSI, from the coding sequence ATGATTGCCCGGGGCAAGCGCAACGTCCTCGGCGTACTGGTGGACGTGGTCGACTACGAGTCGGCGGTCGACCAGATCATCGAGGCGGCGCGGCAGCGGCGGCCGTTCGCACTGACCGCGCTGGCGGTGCACGGCGTGATGACCGGCGTGCTGGATCCGGCGCACAACGCGCGGCTGAACGGCTTCGACCTGGTCACGCCGGACGGACAGCCGGTGCGGTGGGCGCTCAACCTGCTGCATCAGGCCGGGCTGGCAGACCGCGTCTACGGGCCGGAACTGACGCTGCGCGTACTCGGCCGGTGCTCGGCCGAAGGACTGCCGGTCTACCTGTACGGCTCCACCGAGGACACGCTGTCGCTGCTCGTACCGGCGCTGTACCGGATGTTTCCCGGCATCCGGATCGCGGGCGTGGAGTCGTCGAAGTTCCGGCCGGTCGAGGCGGGCGAGGACGAGGAGATCGCGGCGCGGATCACGGCGTCCGGCGCGCGGCTGGTCCTGGTCGGGCTCGGCTGCCCCAGGCAGGAGGTGTTCACGTACGCGATGCGGCCGCTGCTGGACATGCCGCTGCTGGCGGTCGGCGCCGCCTTCGACTACCACGCCGGCCTGCTGCGGAACCCGCCGGCGTGGATGCAGCGCGTCGGCCTGGAGTGGTTCTGGCGGCTCGGGCTGGAACCCCGGCGGCTGTGGCGGCGCTACATCGTGCTGAACCCGGCGTACCTGGCCCGGCTCGGCGCGCAGAAGACCAGGCTGTGGGACGCGCGCCCGCCGGAACCAGCGAACGAGCGCCCGCCCACGTTCTCCATCTGA